The genomic region CTCATATAGGCTTTTTGAATTAAACTACATTCTACCCTATTCAGTTTGCTCGGCATGCAACAGATATTTAGTTTGTTTCTGCCTCTAGACTCTCTCTTCAACCACTGAATGAACCTGAATTAATTTACCACTTGATTTTCCTACACGTGTTCTCTTTTTTAGGTTTAGCATCATGCTTATGTTCAATGGCACCTACTACCAGCCACCCTTCTTCCTTATTTCAGGAAGACTCATATCTGAGTCTCCATCCAACTGAGCATCACGTATATGATTGCCATCCTGGAGAACAGCATCATAATTACCATAATACACAAGAATCCCAGCCTTCATGAGCCTCAGTATGTATTCTTATCTATGTTGGCAGCCACCGACACAGGCATGTCAGCATCTACACTGCCTACTGTACCTAATATGTTTCTCCTTAACCACAGGATTGAGTTCCATGGTTGCCTAGCTCTGATGTTCTTCATCCACACTTCTCTTCTGTGGAGTCAGCCCTCCTATAAGCCATAGCTTTTGATTGCTTTGTTGCCATACGCAACCCACTGTGCTACACTGTGGTCCTGACCCATTCCCGCATTACTCAGGTGGGATTGGCTGCTATGGCTCGAGGAGTGGCGCTGATGGCCTTCTTGCTCATCCAGCTCAAATGGCTTCCCTTCTGTAAGAACATCATCCTATCCCATTCATTCTGCTTCCACCCTGAAGTGATGAAGCTAGCTTGTGTGTCCATTCATGTGAACATCACCCATGGGTTGGCATTGGTTCTCTGCACCTTTGGTGTTGACTCTGTCTTTATTGTTTCTGTCTTATGCTTTGATCTTGAAGACAGTTCTTGGCATTGCTTCTGGGGAAGGATGACTTAAGGAACTCAACACACGTGTCTACCACATTGTCATGGTCCTCATTGTCTAGGTCCCACTTATTGCCTTAGTTCTGATCCACAGGACAGGCAGATACAACTCCCCTTTACCCCATATCACTATGTCCAACATTATCCTTTTCCTCACACCTGTCCTCAACTCTTTTGTTTCTAgtgtgaaaagaaaacaaattagaagTGCAAATTGTAGACTGTTTGCACTTAAGTAGGTTGATGGAACAGAGTAAGATCCCTTTGAGGGACTGACTGAAAGTTACCAGAgatattgaaaaaagaagaaccaacAGACATTATTTTCCTGTGTGCTCAGGTACTTCCTTTAGTACATCTCTGTGTggttttattgtaatttttctagaaatattgtATTCCTCTctggttttaaatatttgatcaaGAAAGATGCCCAAAACCCCTTTCACCTTCACTTATGTTTCTCATTCCTGGTGTTTACAGCACTCACCTATGAGCCCATTTCAATCTAAAGAGTCCCACAGATACTTCTACCTGAGACTCCCACATGTATAGCTATATGgctgaaatattatttaaaataaaatatttacattgttaTACAGACATATACTACCTTTTGGGAGTTTGAGATATTATAGAGGGGAATATtccaaatgagagaaaagaaggcttattttcactttcataatttttatttaaatatgtttatgttttttgattCCTTTGCTGAAACCATCTCAATCTAAGCCTCATATAACATGAAAATTCAGTGagagattaaaatgaaaatataacaaagcAGTGTACCTAAAATCTTCCATTTATGTAATGTATCCTTGATTTTCTCAGGTTGTATTAATTTAGATTTCATATTTAGctgaagatataaatatatactgcTTAAGCTAAAATCAGGACTCTGAAACTTATCTGTTATGTATCCAGGGAACATGATGACCCTGATTTCTGTGCTTCAGTGTCTCTATCAGTGAAAATGAGTTAATAATGGTATCTACTCTGTAAGGACACTATAAGAAGAAATGTGATAAGTTATGTAATATGTCTATAACAATGAAGAGTATATTGCAAATGTTCAATgaatatgaataattttattataaaccaAAAATATGGTAGAGGACAAAGGCCAAGCCAGGATTTAAAggtaaatacaaatgaataaaggcTTCTGTCATTCAGATGGTGATATCAAAGGTGACCAGAGGATAATACAGTTTGTTCAAAGACTTATTTAGAgttctctttttatatatattttataaaatatgtttgtttgtaaatatgtaaaatgattcAGACCAggtttatatatttcatatttgtgTATATCATATTTATATGCCCAATATTATCATTGCAGATCAGAGACAGGCatcaaattctttatatatactaGTGATGCCTctaaaataactataatacaGCAGAGCTAGACATTATTActtcatccatttaaaattttttcatgtttatttatttactttgagagagagagagagagagagagagagcagggggaggggccaagagagagggagagagagaatcccaagcaggctccatgctgtcagcacagagcccaatgtgagactatctcatgaaccttgaaatcatgacctgagccaaaatcaagtcagacacttaaccaactgagccacccaggtgccctattacTTCATCCTTTTTTAATCAAGTTATGTGGACATGAATTCATGGTTCATTAATTTATTGAttcaataataatatttaattcttttattttcaccttttgtcCTTTGTGACTCCTTATTTTACATCTTCACACAATCATTCTGGGGTTCACTATATACCACACTGTATGGGACAGATGAATCAGACAAAAATGCCATCATTTAGGGAAGTACCACTTAGTAAGTGAGACAAGACAGGAATACATTGGCATACTTTAAGACAGAATCAAATAAAGTATCCAATCCACTTCATAACAGACAGAATATGCCATTAAGTTACCTCATCATTTAATTTATAAgtgaagaaatgtaaaacaaaattatcaGGATAGGTCACAGATTTAAAGGAAGGATCTCAGGGACTCAAGCTTAAGGACTCAACACTGTCATGTCACTTTTCCTCTCTGGGGCATCCTCTTATATCTGCTTATTTTCTCCTCCATACTCATGCTCTCCTAATGTAGACAGGTATTGCTTCCACAAAGCTATGGAGCATGATGACCACGTGTGATGTGATCTCCTTCCAGAAAGGAGACTCTTTCACACTAACTCTAGCATAAAACATGAAGGAGattttctttcctcagttttTAATATCTATAGCTGAAAGATCAGGGGAGGGATATGGTGGAATTTTGTTATTATTGGTCTCATTCAAACTCTACAGACAAGTAAGGATTTCCTCAAAGGAAAATTGTGCAGTGTTTTAAGACAATGAAACAGTTGCTGAAAAATGATCCCCAGTTCCTTCTACTCATGCTCAGGGAAGTCAGAGTTAGGAGGCTTTTGGCCAGActcacaataaagaaaatgattaaattaggccttaaaagatgaagaaacagtttaagagttagaattttatttaattttttcattgtcttaattATACTTCTCAAATAATCTCTCCATAAAGGTAAAgaccatacttaaaaaaaaaataactccctTTATCTTGTTAATACCTAACAGATAGAGCTTACTGAATGCTTTTGGAATTGAGATAGATTTCCAGCTTCCATAATACTTCTTCTCTTGATCTTCTCTGTCTTGCAGGCAGAAGATCTTGGCAACCCCAGTCCTCACTAGCTTACTTTCCTCTGAATTCATATTAACAATTCAAAGCAAGCCTCAGCCTTACTCATTACATTCTGTAACATGGTTTTGCTGCTATTTCCTGATTTCCATGGGTAGAATGTAAGCTATACGAATATTAAATCTAGGTCTTTTATATGATTCTGGTGTCTACCAAATATGtcaaacatacattaaaatattttctttttttttttttttaaatttttttttcaacgttttttttttttttatttatttttgggacagagagagacagagcatgaacgggggaggggcagagagagagggagacacagaatcggaaacaggctccaggctccgagccatcagcccagagcctgacgcggggctcgaactcacggaccgcgagatcgtgacctggctgaagtcggacgcccaaccgactgcgccacccaggcgcccctaaaatattttccagttgaTTGCTTGAGCTATCCTTTAGAAATTCATTCAAATCTCTCTTAAAGTTGTTTGAAATTCTTGCTAATGATAACTGCATGTTTATTCATTCCCATGGACAACTAAGTCTCTCTCTTTACTTGCTTCCTATGTTGATCCTAGCAGGACAATTCTTCCTTTGCTTACTCTAACTTCAAGAGTTGACCATAGAAGAGAATAAactaatttgtttttcctcttggaaatttaggcgaaaaaaaaaaaaaagatgtagctTTGCTTTAACAGTCAGAATATAACCCTATCTACCCTCAGTATggaatgtgaaataaaacaatatcCAAATAAAGCATGAATTCTGAATGAAGTAGCAAAATGAGTAAGAATAACTATTTATCAGATCCttatatattattcttttcagaaaactcctttactttttgttaaAAGTCAGAAGGTTCAGACATTAGTTAATATCCAACTATAAGAAGTagtcagaaataataaacatacagTCATAAATTTATCATCAATTTTGAATCTTCGTGCTTCAGCTTAAACAACATTGCCAATCAAGAATTAGgagacattttgttttctctataaaATTAATCCCTCATTGATCTTTTACAATCCAGAGTTGGACTCCTCAGTTTAGCACGTGGGGCAATGTGATTTTCCTCCAACTCACACACGAAACACATTGAGCTTGGCTTCCTGTTGTCATTTCTCCTTACCACTACCAAAGTCATCATTCATGATCACAGTTATGATCTTTTATCTAAGcgttctgcctctctttccctcattagttagattaaatatttcttgagaaaacctaagtattttattgttttgaattcATGGTGCCTAACATATtacttggcacacagtagatcCTGAATAGCAGTTTTTAAATTGGTTATCTCTTCTAATATAGAGAAAATATCATTCCCCAGCAATGACACGTTGCACCCAAAATCGCTTGCGCAGGGCAGCCTGGATCTGCCGGGATTTGAGACTATAGATGAGAAGGTTAAGCAGTGGTGTCATGAGGAGGTAGGCATTACTCATGGTGGTATACAGAATTGGGGAAGTGTCCTGGGTATAATGATGCAGCACTGCCAAGCTGATTAGGGGCAGGTAGAACACAAGCACCGTGCATAGGTGACAGGCACAGGTGTGCAGTGACCTCCAGTTTCTGTCTTGAGTCTCCAGCTTCATAATAGTGTCCAAGATCTTCATGTATGAAGCTAAGATGAAAACAACATCCACTGCAAATGTGCAGAGAACAAAAACCAATCCATAGGCACTGCTGAAGGTAATGTCCCCACAGGCTAAGTTCAGCATATCTGGGTAGTAGCAATAGGAGTGTGAGAGGATATTGGCCCCACAGAAAGGAAAAGTCCTAAGGAAAAAAGGCAGAGGAGCCAGCAGAGTGGCACCTCGTATGAGGGCAGCTCCACTAAGGCAGGCAACGGTGTAGTGGGTAAGGATCTTGGTATAGTTTAATGGAGCACAGATAGCTACCAAACGATCAAAAGCCATGGCCACCAGGACACCTGATTCTACTGAGGAGAGGGTGTGGATGAAGAACATCTGAGTTAGGCAGGCATTAAGGCCAATGTCGCGGACATCAAACCAGAAGATAGCCAAGACACTAGGCATTGTTGACAATGAAAGGCCTAGATCAGTAAGGGCTAGCATAGCCAAAAAATAGAACTGAGGTTCATGAAGATTCTTCTCTGCTCTAACTAGGATAAGAAGAACGGCATTACCCACAAGGGCTATGAGGTACAGGACACAGAAGGGGATGGAGATCCATATATGTGCAGCCTCCAGACCAAGAACACCAATGAAGGAGAAAGTGGGCCAATTAAAGAAAGTGTTATTAAAAGCCAACATAGTAAGATGCACATAGGACTGTAGTTCAGGATACTTGCAAACCTATAAAAGAGAAATCATGTGTCAGGAAATGTGAAAGccaaatttaaagtaaataggTTATTGAtgcacagaatataaaattaaaatatggagaactgaaAAATTGAGTTTCTATTTTTAGCTTCATAACTATTTTCATATGTGGATGGCAactaagtacatgaaaagatgtagaACATCATTATTTATTAGgtgaatgtaaataaatacaataggataccattagaatggctagaattaaaaagactgaaaatgccATGTGTTGATGAGGATATGAACAGCGGGAACTCTCTCTCCTGGAATGTAAGTGGTACAACTTCTTTGGAacacagtttggcagtttcttataaagttataCATACATTTATCATACAGTTAGCAttacccagaaatttcactcttAAAAGTTGGCCCAAgagtcaaaagacatgaatagatgcttctccaaagaagacatccagatggccaaccaacatatgaaaaaattctcaacgtcattcatcatcagggaaatacaaatcaaaaccacaatgagataccaccttacacctgtcagaatggctaacattaacaactcaggctacaacagatattggcgaggatgcagagaaagaggatctcttgcactgctggtgagaatgcaagctggtgcagccactctggaaaacagtacggaggttcctcaaaaagttaaaaatagaactaccctatgacccagcaattgcactactaggtatttatccaaggggtacaggtatgctgtttcgaagggacacatgcacccccatgtttatagcagcactattaacaatagccagggtatggaaagagcccaaatgtccatcgatggatgaatggataaagaagatgtggtacatatatacaatggagtattcagcaatcaaaatgaatgaaatcttgccatttgcaacaatggatggaaccagagggtattatgctaagtgaaattagagaagacaaatatcatatgacttcactcgtatgagggctttaagacacaaaatagatgaacataagggaagggaagcaaaaataatataaaaacagggagggggacaaaacataagagactcttaaatatggagaacaaacagagggttactggaatggttgtggggagggggaatgggctaaatgggtagggggcattagggaatctactcttgaaatcattgttgcactatatgctaactaattgggtttaaattaaaaaaataaaattaaaaaaaaatttgggccaagagaaatgaaaactcgtgttcacacaaagacttgtacacatttatccataatatttttattcatactagcaaaaaaacccagaaaaaaaaatatacaaccactgttgaatgagtaaacaaactgTGACAAATCCACACAATTCAAATCAAagaggggggtgcctgagtggctcagtcagttgagtatctgactcttgattttggtcatgatcctgtggttcgtgaattcgagccctgtgtcaggctctgcactgatagtgcagagcctagttgggattctctctcaccctctctctccttctctctctctcaaaataaatacataaataaactttttttaaaaaaggaagagattacTGATAGATGCAACAGAATGAATGGATCACTAATGCTAtgtgaaagaaggcaaaaataaaagatcaaagaTGTATGACCtcgtttatatgaaattctagaaaacacaaTGTCATAGTGATACTTGCTCAGAGGTTTGAGAGATGAACAGGGAGTATGAAGAGATTGGCTGCAAACAGGCAGAACTATCTTTCTGGGAGATGAAAACGTCccatactggggtgcctgggtggctcagtcagttgagcgtccgacttcatctcaggtcataatctcacggttcgtgagtttgagccccatgtcaggctctgtgctgacagctcagagcctggatcctgcttcagattctgtgtctcctctctttgcccctcccctgctctctctgtctgtctgtctctctctctctcaaaaatgaataaacatttaaaaaaatttttttaaagaaaatgcccATACCATGGCTAATGTACTGATtgaatggtatatatatacatatatgtatatatatatgtatatatgtatgtatatatgtatgtatgtatatatgtatgtatatatatatgtatatatgtatatatgtatgtatatatatatgtatatatatatatatttaattcatcaTATTGTACTATTAAAACGGGTAAATTTTATTCTAGGTAGTTTTCACCTCCATAAAGCTAATCAAAAATATAAGATTTTTGTCTAAGAAATAGctttttaattattctaaatCTGTAGTTCATCAAAATGTATCTCTTCAGGATATCTTCTGCAAATCCTTCCTTTCAACTCATTCATAAAGAAAATGTCACTGTAGTTTGTGAAATTACTTGACCCcactactagaaatttattgTATCTAGGATGAGTGCCAAGTTatatttttttacacatttacCTATTTGACTCTGATCTAAATGGTGCACAtccacactgaaaaaaaaatccctatgtcctcttttaatatttttgtcaacagtgtctttcattttttctccattttaaagaattattacaCCCTACATGCATCATATCCCTTAGAAATCTAAAGGTGGCTTTGAACAAAAGGCATGGCTTCTCTAGTTCAAATTGATTTACTTATCTTCTTCTCTTctgatttatataaaatttatgagCAACTTGAGTACTCTCAAGACTTTAGTTAACTCCCAAATTTCCATATCCAACCCACATAccttttctgaatatatattcaGCTGACTCATAGATATCTCTACCCATATGCTTCAAAGGAAATTCAAATGTGTACCCTAAGCATAAGGGCTAATTTAACCCTTATCGATGCTTACAACTTTTTCTTGTGCTTTCTCCAGAAATATCCCTCTTTCTTACATACCTCATGAACTTCTCttcagtcttaaaaataaatctcaaatttaTCTTGTCCAAAAAGTATTCCCTAACCCCTTTCAAAATAATTGAACAAACTTCCTTCTTTGGTACCTTTTAATGCTCCTATCATTACACCCataaacttttgaattttttattatttttctgcccTGTCGACTAATCTGCAAGTACTTGAGATTACAGGTTATTTCtctaaatgagattttttttcctgaaaaacctTGTATATTATGATAAACAATTTGTATAGGTAAATGGCTGACTTGATTAATAAGGATTGAGGTAAATTGCTTGATTTCACTAATTTCACtaaatttcagggtttttttcagtaaatttgTATTAATGATACTTTATTAAGTAattctgtgaggattaaatgtatgAGACAGAGCAAAAGCACACTGCACACTCACTGCCTAAAACCTTACCAATCAACATTTGTTTCTTGGCCTTTATCATACTCAATTCAATACAAATGTATGTCTAAGTGAATTGCAAACATTATAAAAATCCTTATTAACTTTGCTAGGACACACACTGATTGttaggaaatattaaaatatttctacaaaaTAATATACTCTCACATTCTTTTACTCTGAGATTTCATATTAAAACCATGaatggattttattaaaaatcaaagtatatGAGAGaagtgatatgtatatataaactgttatatatacatataggtcAGAGTATCTATCTAGTGTGTCTATCAAACCTCTCCcatgtgttatttatatttttgaatacattatataaaaaaaagtaaggtcAAGTTGATCAAACCAATATTCCAGGTGAATGAGGAACTTAAATATGtgttggagaaagaaaagaggcaagagaaacagagatggaaaggcagaaaaagacagtggtacagaaggaaagaagaagggaagaga from Panthera uncia isolate 11264 chromosome D1, Puncia_PCG_1.0, whole genome shotgun sequence harbors:
- the LOC125916731 gene encoding olfactory receptor 51I1-like, translated to MLAFNNTFFNWPTFSFIGVLGLEAAHIWISIPFCVLYLIALVGNAVLLILVRAEKNLHEPQFYFLAMLALTDLGLSLSTMPSVLAIFWFDVRDIGLNACLTQMFFIHTLSSVESGVLVAMAFDRLVAICAPLNYTKILTHYTVACLSGAALIRGATLLAPLPFFLRTFPFCGANILSHSYCYYPDMLNLACGDITFSSAYGLVFVLCTFAVDVVFILASYMKILDTIMKLETQDRNWRSLHTCACHLCTVLVFYLPLISLAVLHHYTQDTSPILYTTMSNAYLLMTPLLNLLIYSLKSRQIQAALRKRFWVQRVIAGE